From the genome of Xiphophorus couchianus chromosome 6, X_couchianus-1.0, whole genome shotgun sequence, one region includes:
- the LOC114145985 gene encoding insulin-like growth factor-binding protein 1, producing MLEFSEKLTFVVAVVLAVMALGSSSPVVGPEPIRCAPCTQQKLSNCPAVSADCKQVLREPGCGCCMACALEKGASCGVHTAHCGEGLRCTPRPGETRPLHALTRGQGVCTDDEGQEAGDEVQEHGSAHYLLGLNLPSDHQDTAEMHESLKARVNAIRNKLVQQGPCHVELHAALDMIASSQQQLGDKFITFYLPNCDKHGYYKPKQCESSLVGPPVRCWCVSSWNGKKLPGTSDLLADAHCQQEVAL from the exons ATGCTTGAATTTTCTGAGAAGCTGACATTTGTTGTGGCAGTGGTTCTGGCCGTCATGGCTTTGGGGAGTTCATCCCCAGTGGTGGGTCCTGAGCCCATCCGCTGCGCTCCTTGTACGCAGCAGAAGCTGAGCAACTGTCCTGCAGTCTCTGCTGACTGCAAGCAAGTGCTGAGGGAGCCTGGCTGTGGTTGCTGCATGGCATGCGCTCTGGAGAAAGGTGCTTCCTGTGGTGTTCACACAGCCCACTGCGGTGAGGGGCTCCGCTGCACTCCAAGGCCGGGTGAGACCAGACCACTCCATGCCCTGACCAGAGGACAGGGAGTGTGCACTGATGACGAGGGACAAG AAGCAGGGGATGAAGTCCAAGAACATGGCTCTGCGCACTACCTGTTAGGACTTAACCTCCCCTCTGACCACCAAGACACAGCTGAGATGCATGAGAGCTTGAAAGCCAGAGTTAACGCCATCCGCAATAAACTGGTACAGCAG gGTCCCTGTCATGTTGAACTGCACGCAGCACTGGATATGATTGCCAGCTCTCAGCAGCAATTAGGAGATAAGTTCATAACCTTTTATCTCCCGAATTGTGACAAGCATGGCTACTACAAACCCAAGCAG TGCGAGTCATCTCTGGTTGGACCACCTGTTCGCTGCTGGTGTGTTTCTTCTTGGAATGGGAAGAAGCTGCCTGGAACCAGCGACCTTCTCGCCGATGCCCACTGCCAACAAGAAGTTGCTCTCTAA
- the LOC114146067 gene encoding histone H3.v1-like isoform X2 has protein sequence MQKIEKVQVLEPIQEESEQEDETVGRKEEEEKEVEKEDELPFQVGVETEETLAENEREEDDVPLMVRRPGRRSGSRKLESLIQIQFNEQTKETETSSVSDPSTHSTDLCEEAAPLPVLGYERRLSSRRLRLKVSKTMRQKCTKSHQPKKRKSLRYKEVQEPFPQWLVNLMVDIDEATTHQLVVE, from the exons ATGCAGAAAATAGAAAAGGTGCAAGTTCTGGAGCCAATTCAAGAGGAGTCAGAGCAGGAAGATGAAACTGTgggaagaaaagaagaggaagaaaaggaggtGGAAAAAGAAGATGAGTTACCATTTCAAGTGGGTGTAGAGACAGAGGAGACACTGGCAGAAAATGAAAGGGAAGAAGATGACGTTCCACTGATGGTTCGGAGACCAGGGAGGCGTTCTGGTTCTCGGAAATTGGAGAGTTTGATTCAGATTCAATTCAACGAACAGACGAAAGAAACTGAAACCTCTTCAGTGTCTGATCCAAGCACTCATTCTACTGATCTATGCGAAGAAGCTGCACCTCTGCCAGTGCTTGGGTATGAGAGGAGATTAAGTAGTAGGAGGCTGAGATTAAAG GTCTCCAAAACTATGAggcaaaaatgtacaaaatcaCATCAGCCAAAGAAGAGAAAGAGTTTAAGATACAAGGAGGTGCAG gaGCCTTTTCCTCAGTGGCTTGTGAACCTGATGGTCGACATTGATGAGGCAACAACTCATCAACTGGTGGTTGAGTAA
- the LOC114146067 gene encoding histone H3.v1-like isoform X1, producing the protein MQKIEKVQVLEPIQEESEQEDETVGRKEEEEKEVEKEDELPFQVGVETEETLAENEREEDDVPLMVRRPGRRSGSRKLESLIQIQFNEQTKETETSSVSDPSTHSTDLCEEAAPLPVLGYERRLSSRRLRLKVSKTMRQKCTKSHQPKKRKSLRYKEVQQEPFPQWLVNLMVDIDEATTHQLVVE; encoded by the exons ATGCAGAAAATAGAAAAGGTGCAAGTTCTGGAGCCAATTCAAGAGGAGTCAGAGCAGGAAGATGAAACTGTgggaagaaaagaagaggaagaaaaggaggtGGAAAAAGAAGATGAGTTACCATTTCAAGTGGGTGTAGAGACAGAGGAGACACTGGCAGAAAATGAAAGGGAAGAAGATGACGTTCCACTGATGGTTCGGAGACCAGGGAGGCGTTCTGGTTCTCGGAAATTGGAGAGTTTGATTCAGATTCAATTCAACGAACAGACGAAAGAAACTGAAACCTCTTCAGTGTCTGATCCAAGCACTCATTCTACTGATCTATGCGAAGAAGCTGCACCTCTGCCAGTGCTTGGGTATGAGAGGAGATTAAGTAGTAGGAGGCTGAGATTAAAG GTCTCCAAAACTATGAggcaaaaatgtacaaaatcaCATCAGCCAAAGAAGAGAAAGAGTTTAAGATACAAGGAGGTGCAG caggaGCCTTTTCCTCAGTGGCTTGTGAACCTGATGGTCGACATTGATGAGGCAACAACTCATCAACTGGTGGTTGAGTAA